GGGACTTGCCCTTTCCAATATGCTTAATGTTAATTCGAATAGAGGAAGAGCACTTCTCACTTTCGGGGGAACTTTACTGGCTATCATCGTGGCACTCGCGGGGATTCTTGATTACTTTATGGATTTTTTGAATATGACAGCAATCGTATATCCTGCAATTGCAGGTATAATGATGGCCGATTTCTTTTTTATCAGAAAACAGACTTGGAAAGATAATCATGGATGGAACTGGATGGCTACCATTGCCATGGTAGTGGGGATATTAGTAGGCTATTTAACGCAATATGTGATTGTTTTTGGAATCCCAGCTGTACAATCATTAATTGTTACAGGGATAGTTTATTATATAGCAATGAAAATAAAAGCGCAGATAGCCCCAGATCACTTTACCCATATTATTAATGAAGATGATAGAGATGTTAATCAGAAGCAAATTGATTCTCGCGTTTAAGCTGAATCATCAAAACAATAATGCTATTAATTCATCACGTTTTACAATCATTCCTTTGATATAAAAGGTGTGTATGTACTTTATGTCATTTTTAACTTATCGAACTTAAAATATATATAACTGCGGTTAAGCGCCTTTATACACTAAAATTCCATTTTATTAATTTCTAGATACACTGGTGATTTAGGTATGTATCGCGCCTTTTTATTTGTTTAGCGTTTTGATATCTTATTTACTTTGTGTACTATAATGTGCTGAGCATCGGTTAATTGATATAAGATCAAATAATAGGAAGAAGGTGACTCATAACCTTCTTCCTTTCACCGTAAATGCTTATGTAAGTATTTGCAGGTCTTTTGGATACGCAGACAAAACTTCTGCTTCCCCATATTCATTTATAAAAACCTCGTCTTCAATCCGAACGCCACCGTAATCAGGTATGTAAATCCCCGGTTCAATGGTGAACATGAGTCCATTTTCTGCGATGGTTTCATTTTTTTCATGAATGGATGGTTCCTCATGTACCTCGATTCCAAGTCCATGTCCAACGCGGTTATTAAAATAATCGCCATACCCACTATCATCAATAACTTTTCGTGCAGAAACGTCGAATGTCTTAAGTGGGACACCGGCTTGTACAGCATTGATGCCTGCCTGATTGGACCTTAAAACAATTTCATAGACTTTTCGCTGTTCATCAGTTGCTTCTCCAATAATAAACGTCCTTGTGATGTCGGAACAATAGCCGGCATTTGTTATAACACCGAAATCGATTAACAAAAAATCACCTTTTTGAAAGGCACGATCACCGGGCGTGCCATGTGGCAAGGCGGCTTTTTCCCCGGCGAGAACAATCGTTGAAAAAGAAGGCCCGGCCGCACCGAATTTTTTCATGAGTAACTCTAATTCGGCAGCCAGCTCTGCCTCAGTCATACCAATTCTTACTTTCTTAATACCTTCAGAAAGTACTTGTTCAATAATGGTCACGGCTTCTTTTAGATAGTCTATTTCATTCC
This window of the Tuberibacillus sp. Marseille-P3662 genome carries:
- a CDS encoding M24 family metallopeptidase; this encodes MTINYNSRLTTLENYLKDQGIDAAIVTDPANVFYYTGFHSDPHERFLALVLNNHNQTFTLFIPALDKIIAERDSYIKHIVPIADAEDPFAKLQIELGSNVQQLGVEMKSVSMYRHQQLQAVFPDASYTDIKPAINKQRLKKSRNEIDYLKEAVTIIEQVLSEGIKKVRIGMTEAELAAELELLMKKFGAAGPSFSTIVLAGEKAALPHGTPGDRAFQKGDFLLIDFGVITNAGYCSDITRTFIIGEATDEQRKVYEIVLRSNQAGINAVQAGVPLKTFDVSARKVIDDSGYGDYFNNRVGHGLGIEVHEEPSIHEKNETIAENGLMFTIEPGIYIPDYGGVRIEDEVFINEYGEAEVLSAYPKDLQILT